The following coding sequences lie in one Thalassoglobus polymorphus genomic window:
- a CDS encoding cation diffusion facilitator family transporter — translation MAESCSHDHSESSHSMGTRKLAITLSLVAIYFVAELIGGLWTGSLALLADAGHMFSDMAALTISLFAAWISTRKPTPQQTFGFHRAEILAAAVNGALLFVVAGGILHEAWDRLNSPIEILAGPMMWIAVGGLLINLISLKVLHGDHQHNLNLRGAWLHVMGDTLGSVGVIIAAFLVWKFGWNWADSVVSVLVCILILYSSWNLLKESIGILMENAPRDVDVFEVETYLKEIPSVQNIHCLHVWMIASGLKSLSAHVVVDADATEPFKLDVVRGHLHNSFGIDHVTLQVESSEDPVCSETGVGSCLVLGADHSQHPHSH, via the coding sequence ATGGCCGAATCTTGTTCGCATGATCATTCGGAATCATCACACTCAATGGGAACTCGCAAGCTGGCGATCACATTATCGCTGGTGGCAATTTATTTTGTTGCAGAGTTAATCGGAGGACTCTGGACGGGATCTCTCGCCCTGCTTGCCGATGCCGGACACATGTTTTCCGACATGGCTGCGCTGACGATCAGTCTGTTTGCTGCCTGGATTTCCACTCGTAAACCGACTCCGCAGCAAACTTTTGGATTTCACCGCGCAGAAATTCTCGCAGCTGCGGTGAATGGGGCACTGCTGTTTGTGGTCGCAGGAGGCATCCTGCATGAAGCTTGGGACCGGCTGAACTCTCCGATAGAAATCTTAGCCGGGCCGATGATGTGGATCGCCGTCGGGGGGCTTTTGATCAATCTCATCAGTCTGAAAGTGTTGCATGGGGACCATCAACATAACTTGAACCTTCGCGGGGCATGGTTGCATGTGATGGGCGACACCTTAGGGAGTGTCGGCGTGATCATCGCTGCGTTTCTGGTCTGGAAATTTGGCTGGAACTGGGCCGATTCTGTTGTGTCGGTTCTCGTCTGTATCCTGATTCTCTACTCATCCTGGAACCTGTTGAAGGAGTCGATCGGGATTCTGATGGAGAATGCTCCCAGGGATGTTGATGTTTTTGAAGTGGAGACATACCTCAAGGAGATCCCTTCTGTGCAAAACATCCACTGTTTGCATGTCTGGATGATCGCCAGCGGTTTGAAAAGTCTCTCCGCACATGTTGTCGTCGATGCAGATGCGACGGAGCCATTCAAGCTGGATGTTGTACGAGGACATCTGCACAACTCGTTTGGCATTGATCACGTTACGCTTCAAGTTGAAAGTTCAGAGGACCCTGTTTGCAGCGAAACTGGAGTAGGAAGTTGTCTGGTTCTCGGCGCTGATCATTCGCAACACCCACACTCGCATTGA
- a CDS encoding sugar kinase produces the protein MSLGNHKNVAHFGELLLRLDTPGHQRFVQASSFGLTFTGGEANVAVALQQWGLKTSIASAVPANDLGEMCLNHLRRYGVNTDSVIRSGNRLGILYVESGAGQRGSQVIYDRDATSFRELEPGMIDWEAFLKNAGLFHFTGTALVGPGTRNLLFEGLRVAKEKKIPISFDPSYRSQLWSLDEAKKVFCEVLPSVDIFLGSEADASTFFGVEASGDEALTALAAKYNLQWVAFTDREVDEMGVNHYSARLSNGATVFKSSTYQTVSVDRIGTGDAFAAGIIRGFLIQQQPEETLNFATAAAVLKHTIPGDFAFLSVDEVESLMNGQGIGKVKR, from the coding sequence GTGAGTCTTGGGAATCATAAAAATGTGGCTCACTTTGGAGAGCTTCTTCTACGGCTGGATACTCCGGGACATCAACGGTTTGTTCAAGCCAGCAGCTTCGGACTCACCTTCACGGGGGGGGAAGCGAACGTTGCTGTCGCTCTTCAGCAGTGGGGGCTCAAGACTTCAATCGCCTCCGCTGTGCCGGCGAATGACTTAGGGGAAATGTGTCTCAACCATTTGCGCCGTTATGGCGTGAATACCGATTCTGTAATTCGTTCCGGAAACCGTCTTGGAATTCTGTATGTCGAGTCTGGTGCCGGTCAGCGTGGCTCACAGGTCATTTATGATCGTGATGCCACGAGTTTTCGGGAACTCGAACCGGGCATGATTGACTGGGAAGCATTTTTGAAAAATGCGGGGTTGTTCCATTTCACCGGAACAGCACTTGTCGGTCCCGGAACGCGCAACCTTCTTTTCGAAGGGCTTCGCGTGGCAAAGGAAAAGAAGATTCCAATCAGTTTTGACCCCAGCTATCGCAGTCAGCTTTGGAGTCTGGACGAAGCGAAAAAAGTGTTTTGCGAAGTTCTGCCGAGCGTGGACATTTTCCTGGGCAGCGAAGCGGATGCTTCGACATTTTTTGGAGTCGAGGCCAGTGGTGATGAAGCGTTGACAGCTTTGGCTGCGAAATACAACTTGCAATGGGTTGCATTTACGGACCGCGAAGTCGATGAAATGGGTGTGAACCATTATTCCGCGAGGCTTTCTAACGGAGCAACCGTCTTCAAGAGTTCAACCTATCAAACAGTCTCAGTGGATCGCATCGGCACAGGGGACGCCTTCGCAGCTGGAATCATCCGAGGATTTCTAATCCAACAGCAACCAGAAGAGACCTTAAACTTCGCCACCGCCGCAGCAGTTCTCAAACACACTATCCCCGGAGACTTCGCATTCCTGAGTGTTGACGAAGTGGAGTCCCTCATGAATGGTCAGGGAATCGGAAAAGTGAAACGGTAA
- a CDS encoding alpha/beta hydrolase family protein codes for MNISHRFGSCLLLICFVSGAIADEPNTLGDKIVPIEKYAHPPKELENDFGDFRSPLLRKDGTRITTPEEWKKRQQELRSEWHQLMGEWPPLITDPQVTILETEKRENFQQNKIRFKWAPHEETTGYLLIPEGKGPFPGVVTVYYEPETGIGLGSEYRDYAYQLARRGFATLSIGTTENSNAKIYSMYYPSLEDAKVQPLSMLGYAAANAYYVLANRAEVDADRIGIVGHSYGGKWAMFASCLFDKFACAAWSDPGIVFDDTRQSINYWEPWYLGYHPKPWRKRGLITEENPGRGLYLKLRKEGRDLHELHALMAPRPFLVSGGAEDPVERWKALNHTVEINRMLGVENRVYMTNRPKHSPNEEANTILYSFFEKHLK; via the coding sequence ATGAATATCTCGCATCGATTTGGCAGCTGCCTGCTGTTGATCTGTTTTGTTTCCGGGGCGATCGCTGACGAACCGAACACTCTGGGGGACAAGATCGTCCCAATTGAGAAGTATGCACATCCTCCGAAAGAACTCGAGAACGACTTCGGAGATTTTCGCTCGCCTCTTCTCAGGAAAGATGGTACGCGCATCACCACTCCTGAAGAGTGGAAGAAACGCCAACAGGAACTGCGAAGTGAATGGCATCAATTGATGGGCGAATGGCCGCCGCTCATCACCGATCCGCAGGTCACAATTTTGGAAACAGAGAAACGAGAGAACTTCCAGCAGAACAAGATTCGCTTCAAATGGGCCCCTCATGAAGAAACAACCGGCTACCTGCTCATCCCTGAAGGAAAAGGTCCATTCCCGGGAGTTGTCACAGTCTATTACGAACCAGAAACCGGAATTGGCCTTGGTAGTGAATACCGAGATTATGCGTACCAGCTGGCTCGGCGCGGCTTCGCGACCCTTTCGATTGGGACGACTGAAAACTCAAATGCCAAGATCTACTCGATGTATTACCCATCGCTGGAAGATGCAAAAGTTCAACCTCTCTCAATGCTCGGGTATGCTGCCGCGAACGCCTATTACGTTCTCGCAAACCGCGCTGAAGTCGATGCCGATCGCATCGGTATCGTGGGGCATTCGTATGGAGGAAAATGGGCGATGTTTGCGTCGTGCCTGTTTGATAAATTCGCCTGTGCCGCCTGGTCCGACCCTGGAATTGTTTTTGACGACACACGCCAGAGCATCAACTACTGGGAACCCTGGTACCTTGGTTATCACCCCAAACCGTGGCGCAAACGAGGCTTGATTACCGAAGAGAATCCAGGTCGAGGACTCTATCTAAAACTTCGAAAAGAGGGCCGTGACCTGCACGAGCTCCACGCCTTGATGGCCCCGCGACCGTTTCTGGTCTCTGGAGGTGCCGAAGACCCAGTGGAACGCTGGAAGGCACTCAACCACACTGTCGAAATCAACCGTATGCTTGGTGTGGAAAACCGAGTTTATATGACCAATCGTCCGAAGCACTCACCGAACGAGGAAGCCAATACAATCCTCTACAGTTTCTTCGAGAAACATCTTAAGTAA
- a CDS encoding divalent metal cation transporter: protein MTKPLDAESQAALPQIEQDRALINEARAKGTGPLFWAFTKLSGPGWLQSAITLGGGSLGSSLYLGVLAGFGLMWLQPLAMILGIIMLSAIGYVALSTHDRPFTSINKHVSPILGWGWLLATMMANFVWCMPQFSLGTAAIQQNLAPAMLGDAAIAAEISSQGLGDDQADEKDALTKSLKFRNNFICATILFIAGGIVILFYGSGGWGIKVFEILLKCMVGMVVLSFFAVVIKLSMGGLLDWGTIFAGFIPDTTLLTHPSSAFDELLSATGSYNEYWTTKIVSEQQKVMIAAFATAVGINMTFLLPYSMLQRGWDRDFRGLAIFDLSTGLLIPFMLATGCVVIAAATQFHGKVEDGLVEIYRPSEDAPAPAGNLIGDFNGILDARIAKEIGKDKMTAIKDEIKKTKDDSKLIELRTALPDGDLRMAAALVKRDAFNLAQSLEKLVGANTSQYLFGVGVLGMAISTIIILMLINGFAVCEMLGVPPHGWPHRIGALAAGLVGSLGPFLWSKASVWLVVPTSMFGLMLLPIAYWTFFFMMNSKNILGENMPKGLARLRWNVLMLIASGVATFGSLYSIYSSKYPKVGFIVLGGFVLAVIIGAVLKRKKESPA, encoded by the coding sequence ATGACGAAGCCTCTAGATGCGGAATCACAAGCCGCACTTCCCCAAATCGAACAAGATCGCGCGCTCATTAACGAAGCTCGCGCAAAGGGAACTGGCCCCTTATTCTGGGCCTTCACCAAGTTGTCCGGCCCTGGTTGGCTGCAAAGTGCGATTACTCTCGGTGGTGGATCACTGGGAAGCAGTTTGTACCTTGGGGTGTTGGCAGGTTTCGGCCTGATGTGGTTGCAACCGCTGGCGATGATTCTGGGAATCATTATGCTCAGCGCGATTGGTTATGTTGCACTTTCCACACACGATCGGCCGTTTACCTCGATCAATAAGCATGTGAGTCCGATCCTCGGATGGGGATGGCTGTTGGCGACAATGATGGCAAATTTTGTCTGGTGTATGCCTCAGTTTTCTCTGGGGACCGCTGCCATTCAACAAAATCTTGCTCCGGCAATGTTAGGAGATGCTGCGATTGCAGCTGAAATTTCCTCGCAGGGGTTAGGAGACGATCAAGCAGATGAAAAAGATGCGTTGACGAAGAGTTTGAAGTTTCGAAATAACTTCATCTGTGCAACGATTCTCTTCATTGCCGGTGGCATTGTCATCCTCTTCTACGGCAGTGGTGGTTGGGGAATCAAGGTCTTTGAGATCCTGTTGAAATGCATGGTCGGAATGGTCGTGTTGAGCTTCTTTGCCGTCGTCATCAAGCTCTCAATGGGAGGGCTTTTAGATTGGGGGACGATCTTCGCCGGGTTTATTCCTGATACGACTCTGCTCACTCATCCGAGTAGTGCATTTGATGAATTACTTTCAGCGACCGGCTCCTACAACGAATACTGGACCACGAAGATCGTCAGTGAGCAGCAAAAAGTAATGATCGCTGCTTTCGCGACTGCGGTCGGAATCAATATGACATTTCTGCTTCCGTACTCGATGCTTCAACGTGGTTGGGATCGTGATTTCCGCGGGTTGGCAATTTTCGACCTCAGCACAGGCCTGCTGATTCCGTTTATGCTGGCAACTGGCTGCGTTGTGATTGCTGCTGCGACACAGTTCCACGGAAAAGTGGAAGATGGTCTCGTTGAAATCTATCGTCCGAGTGAAGATGCCCCCGCTCCTGCTGGAAACTTGATTGGCGATTTCAATGGAATTCTCGACGCGAGAATTGCGAAGGAAATCGGCAAAGACAAAATGACAGCGATCAAGGATGAGATTAAAAAGACTAAAGACGATTCCAAGCTCATTGAACTTCGCACAGCTCTCCCCGATGGCGACTTGCGGATGGCAGCGGCTCTCGTGAAACGAGACGCTTTCAACCTTGCTCAATCTTTAGAAAAACTTGTTGGTGCGAATACTTCGCAATACCTGTTTGGGGTAGGTGTTCTGGGGATGGCGATCTCCACAATTATCATTCTCATGCTCATCAACGGGTTTGCGGTCTGTGAAATGCTTGGTGTTCCGCCGCATGGATGGCCTCATCGCATTGGAGCGTTGGCTGCTGGGCTCGTCGGTTCACTTGGTCCATTCTTGTGGAGCAAAGCGTCAGTCTGGCTTGTTGTGCCAACATCGATGTTTGGACTGATGTTGCTGCCGATCGCCTATTGGACGTTCTTCTTCATGATGAACTCGAAAAATATTCTAGGCGAGAACATGCCAAAAGGACTCGCCAGATTGCGTTGGAATGTTCTGATGTTGATCGCTTCTGGGGTGGCAACGTTTGGTAGTTTGTACAGCATCTACTCCAGTAAGTATCCCAAAGTTGGTTTCATCGTTCTGGGAGGCTTCGTTCTGGCAGTCATCATTGGTGCTGTGCTGAAACGCAAGAAGGAGTCACCCGCTTAA
- a CDS encoding MFS transporter gives MNDNTNTGGGMVGMTPRLSLMMFLQFFTWGAWFATLSAVLDSNGLSAFKGGAYESVPIAAIFAPLFLGLVADRLFASEKVMGALLVIGGLVMAVIPQVAAASGSDAGNTIVWLILIHSLCFMPTLGLGNTIAFTHIPTQNDFPKIRVWGTIGWIVAGLIGGGLGWSNSFNLFWMGASSSILLGVFCFFLPNTPPPLKGKPVDLRSLLMVDAFKLLADFNFAIFALCSTLICIPLAYYYGLTSTYLNQTGFAQSAATMTLGQMSEIFFMLLIPFFFRRFGLKNMILIGMASWVLRYALFAFGAPNQVTWMLLLAVLIHGICYDFFFVTGFMYTDDKAPKDVRGQAQGLLVFLTQGIGMFFGFRIAFGGSFGPIPLNWHIGEMGKQVVSSEKYNEALITARGADEGMSFFESFSQMFSRSLPEGLDPQLLSTTMTEWKQFWFFPAIMAGVVFVVFALFFHDKMSDKDVSESEVAEAAPSETVV, from the coding sequence ATGAATGACAACACAAATACAGGCGGTGGCATGGTCGGAATGACACCACGGCTTTCCTTGATGATGTTTCTTCAGTTTTTTACCTGGGGAGCCTGGTTTGCGACATTGTCAGCTGTTTTGGACTCGAACGGTTTATCAGCATTCAAAGGGGGAGCGTATGAGAGCGTCCCCATTGCAGCGATTTTTGCGCCTCTGTTTCTGGGTCTTGTTGCCGACCGATTATTTGCATCAGAAAAAGTGATGGGGGCTCTTCTCGTGATTGGTGGCTTAGTCATGGCTGTCATCCCGCAGGTTGCAGCCGCTTCCGGAAGCGATGCAGGGAATACCATCGTTTGGTTGATCCTGATTCACTCATTGTGTTTCATGCCGACTCTGGGCCTTGGAAATACCATCGCGTTTACCCACATTCCCACACAGAACGACTTCCCCAAAATCCGTGTCTGGGGGACGATTGGTTGGATTGTCGCCGGACTGATCGGCGGTGGCCTCGGCTGGTCGAACTCGTTTAACCTCTTTTGGATGGGAGCTTCGTCTTCGATCTTATTGGGAGTCTTCTGTTTCTTCCTCCCGAATACTCCGCCTCCTCTCAAGGGTAAACCGGTCGATTTAAGATCACTCCTGATGGTCGATGCGTTCAAACTTCTGGCTGATTTCAACTTTGCAATCTTCGCCCTGTGCTCAACTCTGATTTGTATCCCGCTGGCATATTATTACGGTTTGACCTCCACCTACCTGAATCAAACCGGATTCGCTCAATCGGCAGCGACGATGACGCTCGGGCAGATGTCTGAGATCTTCTTCATGCTCTTGATTCCATTTTTCTTCCGGCGATTTGGCTTGAAGAACATGATTTTAATCGGCATGGCAAGCTGGGTGCTTCGCTACGCATTGTTCGCTTTCGGTGCACCGAATCAGGTTACTTGGATGCTGTTGCTTGCAGTCCTCATTCACGGGATTTGTTACGACTTTTTCTTTGTCACCGGATTCATGTACACCGACGACAAAGCTCCCAAAGATGTTCGTGGTCAAGCTCAGGGATTGCTTGTCTTTCTGACGCAGGGAATCGGAATGTTCTTTGGTTTCAGAATTGCGTTCGGAGGCAGCTTCGGTCCGATCCCTCTGAACTGGCATATCGGGGAGATGGGAAAGCAGGTCGTAAGTTCCGAGAAATACAATGAAGCATTGATCACAGCACGTGGTGCGGATGAAGGGATGAGCTTTTTCGAATCGTTCTCGCAAATGTTCTCTCGGAGCTTGCCAGAAGGACTTGATCCTCAACTCCTTTCAACAACGATGACTGAATGGAAACAGTTCTGGTTCTTCCCTGCCATCATGGCTGGAGTGGTCTTCGTAGTGTTCGCGTTATTCTTCCACGATAAAATGAGTGACAAAGACGTTTCAGAATCAGAAGTCGCTGAAGCGGCACCAAGTGAGACCGTCGTGTAA
- a CDS encoding PQQ-binding-like beta-propeller repeat protein has protein sequence MMHGFLSYSLIFLGTLSSIAVAEDWPQFLGPQRNGISKETNLLNQFPEDGPKVVWRSPVGVGMSGISVVGETAFTLAQDDQHQYVIAIDSKTGDHRWRSPLAPAYENTMGDGPRSTPAIDEGNVYAVSGEGILGCFSATDGGKKWSVDPVQEFGGKPAEYGVACSPILTSEHVIITVGLPKATVAAFDRSSGKIAWTAGTGNAAGYSSPTLLSLHDQVQLVVFHGQGVFGLDPKTGKELWSYPYITDYHCNIATPIAVDGNVLISAGENHGTALLNVPAKSGGEINEIWTSFGNRSIFRNEWQTSILLDGYLYGFDNIGSAGPVTNLACVEAKTGKLIWQKKRFGKGNLIAADGKLWCSTMDGELVIVAATPEKFQELGRASLIGETRQSPALSEGRLYLRDGAEMICVDIKR, from the coding sequence ATGATGCACGGATTCTTGTCATACTCTTTAATTTTCTTGGGCACTCTTAGTTCTATCGCAGTTGCGGAAGATTGGCCCCAGTTCCTCGGCCCACAGCGAAATGGAATTTCGAAAGAAACGAATCTGCTCAACCAATTCCCGGAAGATGGCCCAAAGGTTGTCTGGAGGTCTCCGGTCGGGGTGGGGATGTCCGGAATCTCGGTGGTCGGCGAGACAGCGTTCACGTTGGCTCAAGACGACCAACATCAATATGTGATTGCCATTGATTCAAAGACTGGTGATCATCGTTGGAGATCTCCACTCGCACCTGCCTACGAAAATACGATGGGTGACGGGCCTCGTTCGACGCCTGCAATTGATGAGGGAAACGTTTACGCAGTTTCCGGAGAAGGAATTCTTGGCTGTTTTTCCGCAACCGATGGTGGAAAAAAATGGAGTGTTGATCCTGTTCAAGAATTTGGCGGAAAGCCAGCCGAATACGGCGTTGCCTGCTCGCCGATCCTCACTTCTGAACATGTCATCATCACCGTCGGGTTACCAAAAGCGACGGTCGCTGCGTTTGATCGATCATCAGGAAAGATCGCCTGGACCGCAGGCACTGGCAACGCTGCCGGGTATTCCTCACCGACGCTGCTTTCACTTCACGATCAAGTTCAACTTGTTGTGTTTCATGGTCAGGGTGTTTTCGGATTGGACCCGAAAACCGGGAAAGAACTCTGGAGCTATCCTTACATCACCGACTATCACTGCAACATCGCGACACCGATCGCTGTCGATGGAAACGTTTTGATTTCCGCCGGCGAGAATCATGGAACAGCATTGCTAAATGTTCCTGCAAAATCCGGAGGAGAGATTAATGAAATCTGGACCTCGTTTGGAAATCGCAGCATCTTCCGCAATGAATGGCAAACATCGATCCTCCTCGACGGCTACCTGTACGGATTTGACAACATCGGCAGCGCCGGGCCGGTGACCAATCTGGCTTGTGTCGAAGCAAAAACAGGCAAGCTGATTTGGCAAAAAAAACGATTCGGCAAAGGAAACTTGATCGCCGCTGACGGGAAGCTTTGGTGTAGTACGATGGATGGAGAACTTGTCATCGTGGCAGCCACTCCCGAGAAATTTCAAGAGCTCGGCCGGGCCTCACTCATTGGCGAAACCCGGCAATCGCCCGCACTCAGCGAGGGGAGACTGTATCTACGAGATGGCGCCGAAATGATATGCGTAGACATCAAGAGATAG
- a CDS encoding class I SAM-dependent methyltransferase, translated as MSEEFSEYEEDGTEYRLPRSEQLAINAASELTASRVLCTSVGRGQCAMDIADRLPEAEVYCHYVELFPASETAEWCDEKGSRVRVLCSADLPEEEFDLCVLPMSRSGESELSRDLLQQAYDRLSMDGILIVTIDNAKDKWFHHEVEKMGKNLTRLQKRKGVTYRLKKLKPLKKLKNFSAEFAFRDGETLVKAVSRAGVFSHRRLDVGARALIETMEIHENDHVLDIGCGAGTVGLTAAMRAPGVAVHFVDANSRAIECALAGAELNGIEDVAATLSHDGSAGNDDEDLTGQFDIALGNPPYYSHFKISEIFLQSALKHLKAGGRVHIVTKQTEWLEARMDQLFDEIEVTEIRGYSIVSGIQRPTPSETVAEVTEIES; from the coding sequence ATGAGCGAAGAATTTTCCGAGTACGAAGAAGACGGAACAGAATACAGGCTCCCACGTTCCGAGCAGTTAGCCATCAATGCCGCCTCGGAACTGACAGCTAGCAGAGTACTGTGTACTTCCGTTGGCCGAGGTCAGTGCGCCATGGATATCGCAGATCGGCTTCCCGAAGCGGAGGTGTACTGCCATTACGTCGAACTCTTCCCCGCCAGCGAAACCGCTGAGTGGTGTGACGAGAAAGGTTCTCGTGTTCGAGTACTCTGTTCCGCAGACCTCCCGGAAGAAGAGTTTGACCTGTGTGTCCTGCCAATGTCTCGCTCCGGCGAGAGCGAACTCTCCCGCGATTTGCTCCAACAGGCGTACGACAGACTCTCCATGGACGGAATATTGATTGTCACCATCGATAACGCCAAGGACAAATGGTTTCACCATGAAGTCGAGAAGATGGGCAAGAATCTCACACGTTTGCAAAAGCGGAAAGGGGTTACCTATCGGCTCAAGAAATTGAAACCACTGAAGAAGCTGAAAAACTTCTCCGCAGAGTTTGCATTTCGTGATGGAGAAACTTTGGTGAAGGCCGTCAGCCGCGCCGGAGTCTTCAGCCATCGCCGACTCGATGTCGGCGCTCGTGCTCTTATCGAAACAATGGAAATTCACGAGAACGACCATGTCCTCGATATTGGCTGTGGAGCTGGCACAGTTGGACTGACAGCTGCGATGAGAGCCCCCGGAGTCGCCGTCCACTTCGTCGACGCCAACTCCCGTGCCATCGAGTGTGCACTCGCCGGCGCAGAGTTAAATGGAATCGAAGACGTCGCTGCAACACTCTCTCACGATGGATCAGCTGGCAACGACGACGAAGACCTCACTGGCCAGTTCGACATCGCACTTGGCAACCCGCCCTATTATTCACACTTTAAAATCTCAGAAATCTTCCTGCAGTCTGCACTCAAACACCTCAAAGCTGGTGGACGAGTTCACATCGTCACAAAGCAAACAGAATGGTTGGAAGCAAGAATGGATCAGTTGTTTGACGAAATCGAAGTCACCGAAATCCGGGGATACTCGATCGTCAGCGGCATTCAGCGTCCCACCCCTTCCGAGACAGTCGCTGAAGTCACTGAGATCGAAAGCTAA
- a CDS encoding outer membrane protein assembly factor BamB family protein yields MKTFSLILTVCMLPAVSLAENWPQWRGPNGNSVSNETGIPVEWSKTKNVAWRLELPGSAGATPVVWEDQIFLTSAEGDDLVLMSVSTSGKELWKKKVATGNQDARSGEGNSASASPTTDGKHVWCFFGTGDLACYTVDGEEVWAYNVQEKYGRFSIQFGMTSTPILYKGDLYLQLIHGEMREDYTVGKVIKLDSKTGKEIWAVDRPSNATFECKHSYASPFVYDDGKQSFLVTHGADFTGGYSLEDGTELWRFEGLNGPSKYNPGKLDPTFRFVSSPGVVDGSIIIPTAKRGPTIALKVSDALSGNATEKEQVVRWAMDKTPDVSIPIVHEGLVYFFRKDGRVFCVDLKTGEELYYERTHTSQHRSTPIVVDGHLIFCAKDGFCTVLKTGRKFEIVAENEMSEPITASPVVSNGVLYLRTYEALYAIKAEK; encoded by the coding sequence ATGAAAACTTTCAGTCTGATTTTAACTGTCTGCATGCTCCCTGCTGTCTCCCTGGCGGAAAATTGGCCGCAGTGGAGAGGGCCAAATGGAAATTCAGTTTCAAATGAAACTGGAATCCCAGTCGAGTGGTCAAAAACAAAAAATGTCGCTTGGCGTTTGGAATTACCTGGATCAGCTGGGGCAACTCCAGTGGTCTGGGAAGATCAGATTTTCCTGACCTCTGCTGAGGGTGACGATTTGGTGTTGATGTCGGTCTCGACATCCGGGAAAGAGCTTTGGAAAAAGAAAGTCGCTACAGGTAATCAAGACGCCCGCAGCGGTGAAGGGAACTCAGCTTCAGCTTCACCGACAACCGATGGAAAGCATGTCTGGTGTTTCTTTGGGACAGGCGATCTGGCTTGCTACACCGTCGATGGTGAAGAGGTCTGGGCGTATAACGTTCAGGAAAAGTATGGTCGTTTCTCGATTCAATTCGGAATGACATCAACCCCGATTTTGTACAAGGGGGATCTTTACCTGCAATTGATTCATGGCGAAATGCGTGAAGATTATACAGTCGGCAAAGTGATTAAGCTCGACAGCAAGACCGGTAAGGAAATCTGGGCGGTCGACCGTCCCAGTAACGCAACGTTCGAATGTAAGCACTCGTACGCCTCGCCATTCGTTTATGACGATGGAAAGCAATCTTTCCTCGTCACTCACGGAGCTGACTTTACCGGTGGATACTCACTGGAAGATGGAACTGAACTTTGGCGATTCGAGGGGCTCAACGGTCCTTCGAAATATAACCCCGGAAAGTTAGACCCGACCTTCCGTTTCGTTTCTTCGCCGGGAGTTGTTGACGGTTCAATCATCATTCCGACTGCAAAACGTGGACCGACAATCGCACTGAAAGTCAGTGATGCATTGTCCGGAAACGCAACTGAGAAAGAACAAGTTGTTCGTTGGGCAATGGATAAAACTCCCGACGTTTCAATTCCAATCGTCCATGAAGGACTTGTCTACTTCTTCCGCAAGGATGGTCGCGTCTTCTGTGTCGATTTGAAGACTGGCGAAGAGTTGTATTACGAGCGAACTCACACTTCGCAACATCGCTCAACTCCGATTGTTGTGGATGGACATCTCATCTTCTGTGCGAAGGATGGGTTTTGCACCGTGTTAAAGACGGGACGAAAGTTCGAAATCGTCGCAGAGAATGAAATGTCCGAACCGATCACTGCATCGCCGGTTGTTTCAAATGGTGTCCTTTATCTACGGACCTATGAAGCACTTTATGCAATCAAGGCCGAAAAATAA